A window of Malania oleifera isolate guangnan ecotype guangnan chromosome 5, ASM2987363v1, whole genome shotgun sequence contains these coding sequences:
- the LOC131155634 gene encoding uncharacterized protein LOC131155634 → MEPKGTVVFTTVGRPTYGFDIFSVTLSSLSERRLTDGASVNFNGHFADDDATLVYVSERTGSPRIYLNRSGIVEPELNFSVPGSLFHDRPVVKNGRVYFISAHEPAERPFKSWSAVYSTSVDKGRGGEISRLSPDGVVDYSPAVSRSGKFIAVASNGSGPWAGEFHELKTDIVVFRESDPGKRTVVSEQGGWPTWAGDSTLYFHRQADDGWWSIFGIDLPENFEFSGVSELPRRVTPPGLHAFTPAAFHDGKRIAVATRRRGKSFRHIEIFDLESQTFTPLTESLNPNFHHYNPFVSPECGLLGYHRFRGESSSGELIIPHLEPIISPIKDLRMLRLNGSFPSFSPDGNFIAFNPDFDRNSGLKIIKSDGSKAWSLLKGRTAFYNSWSPTEKNVIYTSIGPIFGSAKVTVQIARITFDFSGLVNDREDLPAEVKILTREDAGNNAFPACSQDGKSVLFRSGRSGHKNLYIIDAVNGEFDGGSIRQLTDGPWIDTMPCWSPDGDLIAFSSNRHNPDNPEVFSVYVVRPDGTGLRRIPVSGHEGSGDADRERVNHVCFSPDGEWLLFTANISGVTSEPVSLPNQFQPYGDLHVTRVDGSGLRRLTCNGYENGTPTWQADGDVGLERSSAASGVGDELTGDFEEPLWITCDI, encoded by the coding sequence ATGGAACCCAAAGGCACCGTCGTCTTCACCACCGTCGGCCGCCCTACTTACGGCTTCGACATTTTCTCCGTCACCCTCTCCTCCCTCTCCGAACGCCGCCTTACTGATGGCGCCTCCGTCAACTTCAACGGCCACTTCGCCGACGACGACGCCACCCTGGTTTACGTCTCGGAACGAACTGGGTCGCCGCGGATTTACCTTAACCGGAGCGGAATCGTCGAACCAGAGCTGAATTTTTCCGTTCCCGGAAGCCTCTTCCACGACCGTCCGGTAGTCAAGAACGGAAGAGTCTACTTCATATCCGCCCACGAACCCGCCGAGCGGCCATTCAAGAGCTGGTCCGCCGTCTACTCGACCAGTGTCGATAAGGGTAGAGGCGGTGAAATTTCCCGGTTGAGTCCCGACGGTGTGGTTGATTACAGCCCAGCGGTTTCTCGGAGCGGGAAGTTCATCGCGGTAGCGTCAAACGGGTCTGGTCCGTGGGCTGGGGAATTCCACGAACTCAAAACGGATATTGTCGTTTTTAGAGAGTCCGACCCCGGTAAGCGCACGGTGGTGTCTGAGCAAGGGGGATGGCCCACTTGGGCGGGAGACTCCACCCTTTACTTCCACAGGCAAGCCGACGACGGGTGGTGGAGCATTTTCGGAATTGATCTGCCGGAGAACTTCGAATTTTCCGGCGTCTCCGAACTGCCTCGTCGCGTGACACCGCCAGGGCTCCACGCGTTTACTCCGGCGGCTTTTCACGACGGCAAGCGAATCGCCGTCGCAACTCGGCGGCGCGGGAAGAGCTTCCGCCACATCGAAATATTCGACCTTGAGTCGCAAACGTTCACACCGTTGACCGAGTCGCTAAACCCGAATTTCCACCATTACAACCCGTTTGTGTCTCCCGAGTGCGGGTTGCTGGGTTACCACCGATTCCGAGGGGAGTCGTCCTCGGGCGAGTTGATAATTCCTCACCTCGAGCCCATAATTTCTCCGATTAAGGACCTCAGGATGCTTCGCCTCAACGGCTCGTTCCCTTCGTTCTCCCCGGATGGTAATTTTATAGCTTTCAATCCCGACTTCGATCGAAATTCCGGACTGAAAATCATCAAATCGGACGGTTCAAAGGCGTGGAGCTTGCTAAAAGGCCGCACGGCGTTCTACAATTCCTGGAGCCCGACGGAGAAAAACGTAATTTACACCTCGATCGGTCCGATCTTCGGATCAGCCAAAGTGACGGTCCAGATCGCGCGGATCACCTTCGACTTCTCCGGCCTGGTCAACGATCGCGAAGACCTCCCCGCGGAGGTCAAGATCCTGACAAGAGAAGACGCAGGGAACAACGCGTTCCCGGCGTGCTCGCAGGACGGGAAGTCCGTGCTGTTCCGGTCGGGCCGCTCGGGGCACAAAAACCTCTACATAATCGACGCCGTGAACGGCGAGTTTGACGGCGGAAGCATAAGGCAGCTAACCGACGGGCCATGGATCGACACGATGCCGTGCTGGTCCCCGGACGGCGATCTTATCGCGTTCTCGTCGAATAGGCACAACCCCGACAACCCGGAAGTTTTCAGCGTGTACGTGGTGCGTCCGGACGGCACGGGTCTGCGCAGGATTCCCGTGTCGGGACACGAGGGATCGGGTGACGCGGACAGGGAGAGGGTCAACCACGTCTGCTTCAGCCCCGACGGCGAGTGGCTGCTGTTCACGGCGAACATCAGCGGCGTGACGTCGGAGCCGGTGTCGCTGCCGAACCAGTTCCAGCCTTACGGGGACCTCCACGTGACGAGGGTGGACGGGAGTGGGTTGAGGAGGCTGACGTGTAACGGATACGAGAATGGAACCCCTACGTGGCAGGCGGATGGTGACGTGGGCCTGGAGAGGTCGTCCGCGGCGAGTGGGGTTGGAGATGAGCTGACGGGTGATTTTGAGGAGCCGCTGTGGATTACTTGTGATATTTGA